A genomic segment from Candidatus Viadribacter manganicus encodes:
- the narI gene encoding respiratory nitrate reductase subunit gamma, giving the protein MDWLNQALFGFYPYIALAVLALGSVLRFDREQYTWRTGSSQLLRRKQLVLGSILFHVGILAIFAGHFIGLLTPIVVWDALGVTHSAKQMLAIVAGGVAGAMCLVGGLLLLHRRVFDARIRSTSSFGDTAILALLLAQLCLGLATIPISLEHRDGGEMIKFMYWAQGIFTFRAGAADYVADAHWIFKAHLTLGLTILLVFPFTRLVHMLSAPIWYLNRRGWQIVRSKRLAAGQGGR; this is encoded by the coding sequence ATGGATTGGCTCAATCAGGCACTATTCGGGTTCTACCCATACATCGCGCTGGCAGTGCTCGCGCTCGGCTCAGTGCTGCGTTTCGACCGGGAACAGTACACGTGGCGCACGGGATCATCGCAATTGCTGCGCCGAAAGCAGCTCGTGCTGGGCTCCATCCTTTTCCATGTGGGCATCCTCGCGATCTTCGCCGGCCACTTTATCGGTCTGCTGACACCGATTGTGGTGTGGGATGCGCTTGGGGTGACCCACAGCGCAAAGCAGATGCTCGCCATCGTGGCAGGAGGCGTTGCCGGTGCGATGTGCCTCGTTGGTGGTCTCTTGCTTCTGCATCGGCGCGTTTTCGACGCGCGTATTCGCTCAACATCGAGCTTTGGCGACACGGCGATACTTGCGCTGCTGTTGGCGCAACTCTGCCTCGGCCTCGCCACCATCCCGATCTCGCTTGAGCACCGTGATGGCGGCGAAATGATTAAGTTCATGTATTGGGCGCAAGGCATCTTCACGTTCCGCGCCGGCGCTGCCGATTACGTGGCCGACGCGCACTGGATCTTTAAGGCGCACCTCACATTAGGTCTCACAATTCTTCTCGTTTTCCCGTTCACGCGCCTCGTACACATGCTGTCGGCGCCAATTTGGTATCTCAATCGCCGTGGGTGGCAAATCGTACG
- the narJ gene encoding nitrate reductase molybdenum cofactor assembly chaperone, whose amino-acid sequence MAQTYRALSVLLSYPTAETSALVPAAVEALHGDRLAPAGLVRRLTSLAFELSGQDLYGAQARYVDLFDRTRSLSLQLYEHVHGESRDRGQAMVELLKLYSSRGLELTAKELPDHLPVFLEFLSMLPTDEAAALLGEAAHVLEALRERLKKRRSPYARVFDILVALVETKRNAEALNALLQEPDDDPDDLEALDRAWAEEQVTFGPDQVGCPKAAAAVARMGETTQ is encoded by the coding sequence ATGGCGCAAACCTATCGCGCGCTCTCGGTGCTGTTGAGCTATCCCACTGCGGAAACGTCGGCGCTGGTGCCGGCCGCAGTCGAGGCGCTCCACGGCGATCGATTGGCGCCTGCGGGCTTAGTGCGGCGCTTGACCTCTTTGGCATTCGAGCTCTCGGGACAAGATCTCTATGGGGCGCAAGCGCGCTACGTTGATCTGTTCGACCGCACGCGCTCCTTGTCGCTGCAACTCTACGAGCACGTCCACGGTGAGAGCCGCGACCGTGGCCAGGCCATGGTGGAGTTGTTGAAGCTCTATTCGTCGCGCGGTCTTGAGCTGACCGCAAAGGAGCTGCCAGATCACCTCCCGGTATTTCTCGAGTTTCTGTCGATGCTGCCGACGGACGAAGCCGCGGCGCTGCTCGGTGAAGCCGCGCACGTTCTGGAAGCGTTGCGAGAGCGTTTAAAAAAGCGCCGGTCGCCGTACGCCCGTGTGTTCGACATCTTAGTGGCTCTGGTCGAAACGAAGCGAAACGCCGAAGCGCTCAACGCCTTGCTGCAGGAACCGGACGACGATCCCGATGATCTCGAAGCGCTCGATAGGGCCTGGGCGGAAGAGCAGGTGACATTTGGTCCGGATCAAGTCGGCTGCCCCAAGGCCGCCGCGGCGGTCGCACGCATGGGGGAAACCACTCAATGA